A window of the Streptomyces sp. JB150 genome harbors these coding sequences:
- a CDS encoding substrate-binding domain-containing protein gives MSHLPSRRGLLFGTAAVSAGALLAGCTSNEKDDDKPAANDQPAADDKPGKQVTIGFAGPQADHGWLNAINENAKSRAEKYQDVTLEITEGSNDTAQQIGQIETLINKKVDVLVVLPADGKALTQVGLKAMRAGIPVVNLDRIFNTPQAYRCWIGGDNYGMGLNAGHYIGEKLKDKPDARVIELAGLDNLELTKQRTQGFDDALKNYPNIKKVARQAAEFTVESGQAKMAQLLQAQSRFDALWNHDDDQGVGALRAIEQAGRDDFLMVGGAGALSAFQAIKQDDGVLKATVLYPPTMAASAIDLARALGQGKGVGGLAEFEIPASLTLYSAVVDKTNVDQYMPTGFE, from the coding sequence ATGTCGCACCTCCCCAGTCGCAGAGGACTGCTCTTCGGGACCGCCGCCGTCTCCGCCGGTGCCCTCCTCGCAGGTTGCACGAGTAACGAGAAGGACGACGACAAGCCCGCCGCGAACGACCAGCCGGCCGCCGACGACAAGCCGGGCAAGCAGGTCACCATCGGCTTCGCCGGACCGCAGGCCGACCACGGCTGGCTCAACGCGATCAACGAGAACGCCAAGAGCCGCGCCGAGAAGTACCAGGACGTCACGCTGGAGATCACCGAGGGCTCCAACGACACCGCCCAGCAGATCGGGCAGATCGAGACCCTGATCAACAAGAAGGTCGACGTCCTGGTCGTCCTGCCCGCCGACGGCAAGGCCCTCACCCAGGTCGGCCTGAAGGCGATGCGCGCCGGCATCCCCGTCGTCAACCTCGACCGCATCTTCAACACCCCGCAGGCCTACCGCTGCTGGATCGGCGGCGACAACTACGGCATGGGCCTGAACGCCGGCCACTACATCGGCGAGAAGCTCAAGGACAAGCCGGACGCCCGCGTCATCGAACTCGCCGGACTGGACAACCTGGAGCTGACCAAGCAGCGCACCCAGGGCTTCGACGACGCCCTCAAGAACTACCCGAACATCAAGAAGGTCGCCCGCCAGGCCGCCGAGTTCACCGTCGAGTCCGGGCAGGCCAAGATGGCGCAACTGCTCCAGGCCCAGTCCCGGTTCGACGCCCTGTGGAACCACGACGACGACCAGGGCGTGGGCGCGCTGCGCGCCATCGAACAGGCCGGACGCGACGACTTCCTGATGGTCGGCGGAGCCGGTGCGCTCTCCGCCTTCCAGGCCATCAAGCAGGACGACGGCGTCCTCAAGGCGACCGTCCTCTACCCGCCCACCATGGCCGCGTCCGCGATCGACCTCGCCCGCGCCCTCGGCCAGGGCAAGGGCGTCGGCGGTCTCGCCGAGTTCGAGATCCCGGCGTCCCTCACCCTCTACTCGGCCGTGGTCGACAAGACCAACGTCGACCAGTACATGCCCACCGGCTTCGAGTGA
- a CDS encoding Gfo/Idh/MocA family oxidoreductase yields the protein MVGYAFMGAAHSQGWRTAGRVFDLPRRPVLAAICGRDADAVRAAADRHGWAAAETDWRALIARDDVDLVDICTPGDSHAEIALAALAAGKHVLCEKPLANTVEEAEAMTEAAETAYRNGQLAMVGFNYRRVPATALARRMVAEGRLGTLRHVRVAYLQDWLVDPEFPLTWRLRKEQAGSGSLGDLGAHIVDLAQYLAGEPLAGVSALTETFVRQRPLPGGPTSGLAAVSANGTGTVTVDDAALFTGRFASGALASFEATRYATGRKNALRIELNGERGSLAFDLERLNELWYHDATEPGTHAGFRRILVTEPEHPYLDAWWPPGHGLGYEHTFVHQARDLVHAVAEGRRPEPSFADGLQVQRVLAAVEESAGKNSVYTPIAA from the coding sequence ATGGTCGGCTATGCCTTCATGGGCGCCGCCCACTCGCAGGGCTGGCGCACCGCGGGCCGTGTCTTCGACCTGCCCCGGCGCCCGGTGCTGGCCGCGATCTGCGGCCGGGACGCGGACGCCGTGCGCGCGGCGGCCGACCGGCACGGCTGGGCCGCCGCCGAGACCGACTGGCGGGCGCTGATCGCCCGCGACGACGTCGACCTCGTCGACATCTGCACCCCCGGCGACAGCCACGCCGAGATCGCGCTCGCCGCCCTCGCCGCCGGCAAGCACGTCCTGTGCGAGAAGCCCCTCGCGAACACCGTCGAGGAGGCCGAGGCGATGACCGAGGCCGCCGAAACCGCGTACCGCAACGGCCAGTTGGCGATGGTCGGGTTCAACTACCGCCGCGTCCCCGCCACCGCGCTCGCCCGCCGGATGGTCGCCGAAGGCCGCCTCGGCACCCTGCGGCACGTACGGGTGGCGTACCTCCAGGACTGGCTGGTCGACCCCGAGTTCCCGCTCACCTGGCGGCTGCGCAAGGAACAGGCCGGCTCCGGCTCGCTCGGCGACCTCGGCGCGCACATCGTCGACCTCGCCCAGTACCTGGCGGGGGAGCCGCTGGCGGGGGTGTCCGCCCTGACCGAGACCTTCGTACGGCAGCGGCCGCTGCCCGGCGGGCCGACGAGCGGTCTCGCCGCGGTCTCCGCGAACGGCACCGGGACCGTCACCGTCGACGACGCCGCCCTGTTCACCGGCCGCTTCGCGTCCGGCGCCCTCGCCTCCTTCGAGGCCACCCGCTACGCCACCGGCCGCAAGAACGCCCTGCGCATCGAACTCAACGGCGAACGCGGCTCGCTCGCCTTCGACCTGGAGCGGCTGAACGAGCTGTGGTACCACGACGCCACCGAGCCCGGCACGCACGCGGGCTTCCGCCGCATCCTCGTCACCGAGCCCGAGCACCCCTACCTGGACGCCTGGTGGCCGCCCGGCCACGGTCTCGGCTACGAGCACACCTTCGTCCACCAGGCCCGCGACCTGGTGCACGCCGTCGCCGAGGGCCGCCGCCCCGAACCCTCCTTCGCCGACGGGCTCCAGGTGCAGCGCGTCCTCGCCGCGGTGGAGGAGAGCGCCGGGAAGAACTCCGTCTACACGCCGATCGCCGCCTGA
- a CDS encoding sugar phosphate isomerase/epimerase family protein: MPRRFTLFTGQWADLPLEEVCRLARDFGYDGLELACWGDHFEVDRALADPAYVASRHELLDKYGLKCWAISNHLVGQAVCDAIIDQRHQAILPSAIWGDGDPEGVRQRAAARMKDTARAAAALGVDTVIGFTGSAIWHLVAMFPPAPEWMIERGYEDFAERWNPILDVFDAEGVRFAHEVHPSEIAYDYWTTVRALDAVDRRPAFGLNFDPSHFVWQDLDPVGFLWDFRDRIYHVDCKEARKRLDGRNGRLGSHLPWGDPRRGWDFVSAGHGDVPWEDVFRMLRSIDYQGPVSVEWEDAGMDRLQGAPEALTRLKAYDFEPPSASFDAAFGN, translated from the coding sequence ATGCCGCGCAGGTTCACGCTCTTCACCGGTCAGTGGGCCGACCTCCCGCTGGAGGAGGTCTGCCGCCTCGCCCGCGACTTCGGCTACGACGGCCTCGAACTCGCCTGCTGGGGCGACCACTTCGAGGTCGACCGGGCGCTCGCCGACCCCGCCTACGTCGCCTCCCGGCACGAGCTGCTCGACAAGTACGGCCTGAAGTGCTGGGCGATCTCCAACCACCTCGTCGGCCAGGCCGTCTGCGACGCCATCATCGACCAGCGCCACCAGGCGATCCTGCCGTCCGCCATCTGGGGCGACGGCGACCCCGAAGGCGTGCGGCAGCGGGCGGCGGCCCGGATGAAGGACACCGCGCGGGCCGCCGCCGCCCTCGGCGTCGACACCGTCATCGGCTTCACCGGGTCGGCGATCTGGCACCTGGTCGCCATGTTCCCGCCCGCGCCCGAGTGGATGATCGAGCGCGGCTACGAGGACTTCGCCGAGCGCTGGAACCCGATCCTCGACGTCTTCGACGCCGAGGGCGTGCGGTTCGCGCACGAGGTCCACCCCAGCGAGATCGCCTACGACTACTGGACGACCGTACGCGCGCTGGACGCCGTCGACCGCCGGCCCGCCTTCGGCCTCAACTTCGACCCCTCCCACTTCGTCTGGCAGGACCTCGACCCGGTCGGCTTCCTGTGGGACTTCCGCGACCGCATCTATCACGTCGACTGCAAGGAGGCCCGCAAGCGCCTCGACGGCCGCAACGGCCGCCTCGGGTCCCATCTGCCGTGGGGCGACCCGCGGCGCGGCTGGGACTTCGTTTCGGCCGGACACGGTGACGTGCCGTGGGAGGACGTCTTCCGGATGCTGCGGTCCATCGACTATCAAGGACCGGTCTCCGTCGAGTGGGAGGACGCGGGCATGGACCGGCTCCAGGGCGCGCCGGAGGCGCTGACCCGCCTCAAGGCGTACGACTTCGAGCCGCCGTCGGCCTCCTTCGACGCGGCGTTCGGCAACTGA
- a CDS encoding PQQ-dependent sugar dehydrogenase, with protein sequence MHGNDRNHPTTGTGRTDTPGRPRQTLRRTVALLGGALLAGASLTFVAPQAGAAVPGRDAADGRSAVAAEDFQQVTLAKGEAEVGEPMSLAVLPDRSVLHTSRDGELRLTDAAGNTRLAGKIDVYSHDEEGLQGVGVDPGFAENRFIYLYYAPPLNTPAGDAPETGTAADFAPFDGVNRLSRFVLRTDGTLDTASEKKILDVPASRGICCHVGGDIDFDAAGNLYLSTGDDSNPFQSDGFTPIDERANRNPAFDAQRTSGNTNDLRGKILRIKVNADGSYSVPDGNLFPPGTDKTRPEIYAMGFRNPFRFSVDKETGILYVGDYGPDAGAADPARGPAGQVEFARVTGPGNFGWPYCTGDNDAYVDYDFATKTSGAPFDCAAPRNTSPNNTGLTELPPAQPAWIPYDGGSLPEFGSGSESPMGGPVYRYDPALDSPVKFPEAYDGDFFAGEFGRRWIKRIEHGGDGTVQAISDIPWTGTQVMDMAFGPDGALYVLDYGTAWFGGDEHSALYRIENATDGHSPVAQASASRTSGKAPLWVRFSSEGSTDQDGDALTYRWDFGDGTSSTQPDPAHRYRKNGTYTATVTAKDPSGRTGSASVRIVVGNTAPTVVLETPRDGQLFSFGDAIPFKVRVTDPEDGTAIDCAKVKVTFILGHDSHGHPLTSANGCTGTLQTSADGGHDEDANIFGVIDAEYTDGGGGGQAPLTTHDQNVAQPKHRQAEHFGNGSGVSVITKDTAHGGRTVGNVHNGDWISFTPYLLTNAESVTARVSSGGAGGTLEIRAGSSTGTLLGKATVPVTGGWDVFQDVSADLSRAPRGTTTLYLVFKGSGTGALFDVDDFTFTTG encoded by the coding sequence GTGCACGGGAACGACCGGAACCACCCCACGACCGGCACCGGAAGAACCGACACCCCCGGACGACCGCGCCAGACCCTGCGCAGAACCGTCGCCCTGCTCGGCGGGGCGCTGTTGGCCGGCGCCTCTCTCACCTTCGTGGCGCCCCAGGCCGGCGCGGCCGTGCCCGGCCGGGACGCCGCCGACGGCCGGAGCGCCGTGGCCGCCGAGGACTTCCAGCAGGTCACCCTCGCGAAGGGCGAGGCGGAGGTGGGCGAGCCCATGTCGCTCGCCGTCCTCCCGGACCGCTCCGTCCTGCACACCTCGCGCGACGGCGAACTGCGCCTGACGGACGCCGCGGGCAACACCAGGCTCGCCGGGAAGATCGACGTCTACAGCCACGACGAGGAGGGCCTCCAGGGCGTCGGCGTCGACCCCGGCTTCGCGGAGAACCGTTTCATCTACCTCTACTACGCGCCCCCGCTGAACACCCCCGCGGGCGACGCGCCCGAGACCGGCACCGCCGCCGACTTCGCCCCCTTCGACGGCGTCAACCGCCTCTCCCGTTTCGTGCTGCGGACGGACGGCACCCTCGACACCGCCAGCGAGAAGAAGATCCTCGACGTCCCCGCCAGCCGCGGCATCTGCTGCCACGTCGGCGGCGACATCGACTTCGACGCCGCCGGCAACCTGTACCTGTCGACGGGCGACGACTCCAACCCGTTCCAGTCGGACGGCTTCACCCCGATCGACGAGCGCGCGAACCGCAACCCCGCCTTCGACGCCCAGCGCACCTCCGGCAACACCAACGACCTGCGCGGCAAGATCCTGCGGATCAAGGTGAACGCCGACGGCTCCTACTCCGTCCCCGACGGCAACCTCTTCCCGCCCGGTACCGACAAGACGCGGCCCGAGATCTACGCGATGGGCTTCCGCAACCCGTTCCGCTTCAGCGTCGACAAGGAGACCGGCATCCTCTACGTCGGCGACTACGGCCCCGACGCCGGTGCCGCCGACCCGGCCCGCGGTCCGGCCGGCCAGGTCGAGTTCGCCCGCGTCACCGGCCCCGGCAACTTCGGCTGGCCGTACTGCACCGGCGACAACGACGCCTACGTCGACTACGACTTCGCGACGAAGACGTCCGGCGCGCCCTTCGACTGCGCCGCCCCGAGGAACACCTCGCCGAACAACACCGGCCTGACCGAGCTGCCCCCGGCCCAGCCCGCCTGGATCCCGTACGACGGCGGCTCGCTGCCCGAGTTCGGCAGCGGCTCCGAGTCCCCGATGGGCGGGCCGGTCTACCGCTACGACCCGGCCCTCGACTCGCCGGTGAAGTTCCCCGAGGCGTACGACGGCGACTTCTTCGCCGGGGAGTTCGGGCGGCGCTGGATCAAGCGGATCGAGCACGGCGGCGACGGCACGGTGCAGGCGATCTCCGACATCCCGTGGACCGGCACCCAGGTCATGGACATGGCCTTCGGCCCGGACGGCGCGCTGTACGTCCTCGACTACGGCACCGCCTGGTTCGGCGGCGACGAGCACTCGGCCCTGTACCGCATCGAGAACGCCACCGACGGCCACTCCCCGGTCGCCCAGGCGAGCGCGAGCCGCACGTCCGGCAAGGCCCCGCTGTGGGTCCGCTTCTCCTCCGAGGGCTCCACCGACCAGGACGGCGACGCCCTGACCTACCGCTGGGACTTCGGCGACGGCACCAGCTCCACCCAGCCCGACCCCGCCCACCGCTACCGCAAGAACGGCACCTACACGGCGACCGTGACCGCCAAGGACCCCTCGGGCCGCACCGGCAGCGCCAGTGTGCGGATCGTCGTCGGCAACACCGCGCCCACCGTGGTGCTGGAGACACCGCGCGACGGACAGCTGTTCAGCTTCGGTGACGCCATCCCGTTCAAGGTGCGCGTCACCGACCCCGAGGACGGCACCGCGATCGACTGCGCCAAGGTCAAGGTCACCTTCATCCTCGGCCACGACTCCCACGGCCACCCGCTCACCTCGGCCAACGGCTGCACCGGCACCCTGCAGACCAGCGCCGACGGCGGCCACGACGAGGACGCCAACATCTTCGGCGTGATCGACGCCGAGTACACCGACGGCGGAGGCGGCGGCCAGGCCCCGCTCACCACCCACGACCAGAACGTCGCCCAGCCCAAGCACCGCCAGGCCGAGCACTTCGGCAACGGCTCCGGCGTCTCGGTCATCACCAAGGACACCGCGCACGGCGGCCGCACCGTCGGCAACGTCCACAACGGCGACTGGATCTCCTTCACGCCGTACCTCCTGACCAACGCCGAGAGCGTCACCGCGCGCGTCTCCTCCGGCGGTGCGGGCGGCACCCTGGAGATCCGCGCGGGCTCCTCCACCGGCACCCTCCTCGGCAAGGCCACCGTCCCGGTGACCGGCGGCTGGGACGTCTTCCAGGACGTCAGCGCCGACCTCTCCCGCGCCCCGCGCGGCACCACCACCCTGTACCTGGTCTTCAAGGGCAGCGGCACCGGCGCGCTGTTCGACGTCGACGACTTCACCTTCACCACCGGCTGA
- a CDS encoding ThuA domain-containing protein, translating into MRSTARLTTAVTATALLLGGLAAQPALSAAEGAHDGKRVLVFSKTAGFRHDSIPEGVATVRALGERGGFTVDATEDAAAFTPATLRRYDAVVFLSTTGDVLNATQQSAFEGYIRRGGGYVGIHAAADTEYDWAFYGGLAGAYFRSHPAIQPADVHVEDRAHPATSGLARTWHRTDEWYDYRSNPRERAHVLASLDESSYTGGTMHGDHPIAWCQTYQGGRAFYTGGGHTKESFAEPAFREHLLGGIRYAIGAAQADCRPENGYRPLFDGTRASLDGWRQAGPGSFTLSDDGTLTSSGGMGMLWYAASGFSSYSLKLDWRTAGDDNSGVFVGFPPSDDPWSAVNQGYEIQIDATDVPEKTTGSVYGFRSADLKKRDRALNPPGEWNTYEIRVEGERLRVWLNGVKINDFTSTDPARSLRDGHIGIQNHGAEDQVSFRDIRIKELPATASRDPQGSHGAQGSQGSQGSQGSQGSQGD; encoded by the coding sequence ATGCGATCCACCGCACGACTGACCACCGCGGTCACCGCTACGGCGCTGCTGCTCGGCGGCCTCGCCGCGCAGCCGGCGCTCTCGGCCGCGGAGGGCGCGCACGACGGCAAGCGCGTACTGGTCTTCTCCAAGACGGCCGGCTTCCGCCACGACTCCATCCCCGAGGGCGTCGCCACCGTGCGCGCGCTCGGCGAGCGGGGCGGCTTCACGGTCGACGCCACCGAGGACGCGGCCGCGTTCACCCCGGCCACCCTGCGCCGCTACGACGCGGTCGTCTTCCTCTCCACGACCGGCGACGTCCTGAACGCCACCCAGCAGTCCGCCTTCGAGGGCTACATCCGCCGCGGCGGCGGCTACGTCGGCATCCACGCGGCCGCCGACACCGAGTACGACTGGGCGTTCTACGGCGGCCTCGCCGGCGCCTACTTCCGGTCGCACCCGGCGATCCAGCCGGCCGACGTCCACGTCGAGGACCGCGCCCACCCGGCCACCTCCGGGCTGGCCCGCACCTGGCACCGCACCGACGAGTGGTACGACTACCGCTCCAACCCGCGCGAGCGCGCCCATGTCCTCGCCTCGCTCGACGAGTCCTCGTACACCGGCGGCACCATGCACGGCGACCACCCGATCGCCTGGTGCCAGACCTACCAGGGCGGCCGCGCCTTCTACACCGGCGGCGGCCACACCAAGGAGTCCTTCGCCGAACCCGCCTTCCGCGAGCACCTGCTCGGCGGAATCCGGTACGCCATCGGCGCCGCCCAGGCCGACTGCCGCCCGGAGAACGGCTACCGTCCGCTCTTCGACGGCACCCGGGCCTCGCTGGACGGCTGGCGCCAGGCCGGCCCCGGCTCCTTCACCCTCTCCGACGACGGCACGCTCACCTCGTCCGGCGGCATGGGGATGCTCTGGTACGCCGCGTCCGGCTTCTCCTCCTACTCGCTGAAGCTGGACTGGCGCACGGCCGGCGACGACAACTCCGGGGTGTTCGTCGGCTTCCCGCCGTCGGACGACCCCTGGTCGGCGGTGAACCAGGGCTACGAGATCCAGATCGACGCCACCGACGTACCGGAGAAGACCACCGGTTCCGTCTACGGCTTCCGCTCCGCCGACCTGAAGAAGCGCGACCGGGCGCTCAACCCGCCGGGGGAGTGGAACACGTACGAGATCCGCGTGGAGGGCGAACGCCTCCGCGTCTGGCTCAACGGCGTGAAGATCAACGATTTCACCAGCACGGACCCGGCGCGGAGCCTTCGGGACGGACACATCGGCATCCAGAACCACGGAGCCGAGGACCAGGTGTCCTTCCGCGACATCCGGATCAAGGAACTGCCCGCGACCGCCTCCCGGGACCCGCAGGGTTCCCACGGCGCCCAAGGAAGCCAGGGCTCTCAGGGCTCTCAGGGCTCCCAGGGCTCGCAGGGCGACTGA
- a CDS encoding inositol-3-phosphate synthase codes for MSASVSRPRVGVWLIGARGSVATTVVAGCAAVTAGLHPPTGMVTETPPFADCGLPPLSSLVFGGHDVVDCPLPKRAEALAAGGVLPPGLPAAVAAELAAADREIRPGGPVPGGAAAGDTRDAEDLITVFTSDIRDFVRRHGLQRAVVVNVASTEPAPAGEELPASSLYAAAALRAGCPYANFTPSTGLHHPALAAATAASGLPYAGRDGKTGQTLLRSVLGPMFAQRALTVRAWSGTNLLGGGDGAALADPAAAAAKNAGKERVLADTLGTVPEGEVHIDDVPALGDWKTAWDHIAFDGFLGTRMILQTIWQGCDSALAAPLVLDLARLLARAHEQGLAGPLAELAFYFKDPVGTAPSSLGEQYTALLDLAERLRGEGRPQPPGTEPFGASGAEAAGATEERSGGAGAGRRHAATAERPGAAGAQTPRAARAESSGERR; via the coding sequence ATGTCCGCGTCCGTTTCCCGGCCACGCGTCGGCGTCTGGCTGATCGGGGCCCGCGGGTCCGTCGCCACCACCGTCGTCGCCGGCTGCGCCGCCGTCACGGCGGGACTGCACCCACCCACCGGCATGGTCACCGAGACCCCGCCCTTCGCGGACTGCGGGCTGCCGCCCCTGTCCTCCCTCGTCTTCGGCGGCCACGACGTCGTCGACTGCCCCCTGCCCAAACGCGCCGAGGCGCTCGCCGCGGGCGGCGTCCTGCCGCCCGGCCTGCCGGCCGCCGTCGCCGCCGAACTCGCCGCCGCCGACCGGGAGATCCGGCCCGGCGGTCCGGTCCCGGGCGGCGCCGCCGCCGGGGACACCCGTGACGCGGAGGACCTCATCACCGTCTTCACCTCCGACATACGGGACTTCGTACGGCGGCACGGGCTGCAGCGGGCCGTCGTGGTGAACGTGGCCTCGACGGAACCCGCGCCGGCCGGCGAGGAGCTGCCCGCCAGCTCCCTGTACGCGGCGGCGGCCCTGCGCGCCGGCTGCCCCTACGCCAACTTCACCCCCTCCACAGGCCTGCACCACCCGGCGCTCGCCGCGGCGACGGCCGCCTCCGGACTGCCGTACGCGGGCCGCGACGGCAAGACCGGGCAGACGCTGCTGCGCTCCGTGCTGGGGCCGATGTTCGCCCAGCGGGCGCTCACCGTACGCGCCTGGTCCGGCACCAACCTGCTGGGCGGCGGGGACGGCGCCGCCCTCGCCGACCCGGCCGCCGCCGCGGCGAAGAACGCCGGCAAGGAACGCGTCCTCGCCGACACCCTCGGCACCGTCCCCGAGGGCGAGGTCCACATCGACGACGTGCCCGCCCTCGGCGACTGGAAGACCGCCTGGGACCACATCGCCTTCGACGGCTTCCTCGGCACCCGCATGATCCTCCAGACCATCTGGCAGGGCTGCGACTCCGCCCTCGCCGCGCCCCTCGTCCTCGACCTGGCCCGCCTCCTCGCCCGCGCCCACGAGCAGGGCCTCGCCGGCCCCCTCGCCGAACTGGCCTTCTACTTCAAGGACCCGGTGGGCACCGCCCCGTCGTCCCTCGGCGAGCAGTACACGGCCCTGCTGGACCTCGCGGAACGGCTACGGGGCGAGGGGCGGCCGCAGCCGCCCGGGACGGAGCCGTTCGGAGCCTCGGGGGCGGAGGCCGCCGGGGCGACGGAGGAGCGTTCCGGGGGCGCCGGGGCGGGGCGCCGTCACGCAGCGACGGCGGAGCGTCCCGGGGCCGCCGGGGCGCAGACGCCCCGTGCCGCCCGCGCCGAGTCGTCCGGGGAGCGCCGATGA
- a CDS encoding SCO3242 family prenyltransferase: MSERHVDGQGPSGERGGGALRDGTGRRTGRLAHPVSGDAGRTSAPLATGTGGAPEASDGPDAPDVSDTGTARAARAARRGGRGRARAWAELLRVPALFTVPGDALAGTAATGTRPGTRTLLAIGSSLCLYEAGMALNDWADRAEDARDRPHRPLPSGRVRPAAALTAACALTGAGLALAARAGRPALAVAAPLAATVWSYDLGLKHTPAGPAAMAAARGLDLLLGAAAGGGRTRAALPSAALLAGHTLAVTTVSRREAQGGSSAGPLAALAASALLTALLTRRPAPPLSRQAAESWQTAAPRQAAESRQTAALRTALGAAYAATVARPYLHAALNPSPPLTQRAVGGGIRATIPLQAALCARAGARVTALAVAALAPVGRACARKVSIT, from the coding sequence ATGAGTGAGCGACACGTCGACGGGCAGGGACCGTCGGGCGAGAGAGGCGGCGGGGCGCTGCGCGACGGGACCGGCCGCCGCACAGGCAGGCTCGCGCACCCCGTGTCCGGCGACGCCGGCCGCACCAGCGCCCCGCTCGCCACCGGCACAGGCGGTGCCCCGGAGGCCTCCGACGGCCCCGACGCCCCCGACGTCTCCGACACGGGGACCGCGCGGGCCGCGCGGGCCGCGCGGCGCGGCGGCCGGGGCCGGGCCCGCGCCTGGGCGGAACTGCTGCGTGTGCCCGCCCTGTTCACCGTCCCCGGCGACGCCCTCGCGGGCACCGCGGCGACGGGGACGCGCCCCGGCACCCGCACGCTGCTCGCCATCGGTTCCTCCCTGTGCCTGTACGAGGCCGGCATGGCCCTCAACGACTGGGCGGACCGGGCGGAGGACGCCCGGGACCGCCCGCACCGGCCGCTGCCCTCCGGCCGGGTCCGCCCGGCGGCGGCCCTGACCGCGGCCTGTGCGCTGACCGGCGCGGGGCTCGCCCTCGCCGCCCGCGCCGGGCGCCCCGCGCTGGCCGTCGCCGCTCCCCTCGCGGCCACGGTCTGGTCGTACGACCTCGGCCTGAAGCACACCCCGGCCGGGCCGGCCGCCATGGCCGCCGCCCGCGGCCTCGACCTGCTCCTGGGTGCCGCGGCCGGCGGCGGCCGCACCCGCGCGGCCCTCCCGTCCGCGGCGCTGCTGGCCGGCCACACTCTCGCGGTGACGACGGTGTCCCGCCGGGAGGCGCAGGGCGGCTCGTCCGCCGGCCCGCTCGCCGCGCTCGCCGCCTCCGCCCTGCTGACCGCCCTGCTGACCCGCCGGCCCGCCCCGCCACTGTCCCGGCAGGCCGCCGAGTCGTGGCAGACCGCCGCACCCCGGCAGGCTGCCGAGTCCCGGCAGACCGCCGCCCTGCGGACCGCCCTCGGCGCCGCGTACGCCGCGACGGTCGCCCGCCCCTACCTGCACGCCGCCCTCAATCCCTCACCCCCGCTCACCCAGCGGGCCGTCGGCGGCGGCATCCGCGCCACCATCCCGCTGCAGGCCGCGCTCTGCGCCCGCGCCGGAGCCCGCGTCACCGCCCTGGCCGTCGCCGCCCTCGCCCCCGTCGGCCGGGCCTGCGCGAGGAAGGTGAGCATCACATGA
- a CDS encoding sugar phosphate isomerase/epimerase family protein — protein sequence MTTRPATAGTRSCLRFGYGTNGLADLRLDDALALLADLGYDGVGLTLDHMHLDPYAPLLSARTRRVARRLHALGLSVTVETGARYVLDPRRKHGPSLLDPDPRDRARRTDLLLRAVRIAADLGAHAVHCFSGITPAGTDPDTAWKRLADSLAPVLDAAATAGVPLAVEPEPGHLLATLADFHHLRRLLGDPGPLGLTLDIGHCQCLEPLPPADCVRAAAPWLRHVQIEDMRRGVHEHLPFGDGEIDFPPVLAALAATGYQGLTVVELPRHSHAGPHHAERSLPFLRHAAPTPQGSTP from the coding sequence ATGACCACCCGCCCCGCGACCGCCGGCACCCGCTCCTGCCTCCGCTTCGGCTACGGCACCAACGGCCTCGCCGACCTGCGCCTCGACGACGCCCTCGCCCTGCTCGCCGACCTCGGCTACGACGGCGTCGGACTGACCCTCGACCACATGCACCTCGACCCGTACGCACCCCTCCTCTCCGCCCGCACCCGCCGCGTCGCCCGCCGCCTGCACGCGCTCGGCCTGTCCGTCACCGTGGAGACCGGCGCCCGCTACGTCCTCGACCCGCGCCGCAAGCACGGCCCCTCCCTGCTGGACCCGGACCCGCGGGACCGGGCCCGCCGCACCGACCTGCTGCTGCGCGCCGTGCGGATCGCCGCCGACCTCGGCGCCCACGCCGTGCACTGCTTCAGCGGCATCACCCCCGCCGGGACGGACCCGGACACGGCGTGGAAACGCCTCGCCGACAGCCTCGCCCCCGTCCTGGACGCCGCCGCCACCGCCGGCGTCCCCCTCGCCGTCGAACCCGAACCGGGCCACCTCCTCGCCACCCTTGCCGACTTCCACCACCTGCGCCGCCTCCTCGGCGACCCCGGACCCCTCGGGCTCACCCTGGACATCGGCCACTGCCAGTGCCTCGAACCGCTCCCGCCCGCCGACTGCGTCCGCGCCGCCGCCCCCTGGCTGCGCCACGTCCAGATCGAGGACATGCGGCGCGGAGTCCACGAGCACCTGCCGTTCGGCGACGGCGAGATCGACTTCCCGCCGGTCCTCGCGGCCCTGGCCGCCACCGGCTACCAGGGACTCACCGTCGTCGAACTGCCCCGCCACTCCCACGCGGGCCCGCACCACGCCGAGCGGTCCCTGCCCTTCCTCCGTCACGCGGCGCCGACCCCACAAGGGAGCACCCCATGA